Genomic window (Rubidibacter lacunae KORDI 51-2):
ACAACCCGGTCGTAAACGGAATTCCTAATTCGCCAGCTTGGTCGAGCTGGTGGAGGCGGACCTGCGGATCCTTGCTCGGTGCATGCCGGTGAACAGTTTGCAGCAATTCCGGCGCGAGCTGCTCCAGCATCAAACCCATCGACACGTTCACTGCTTGCAACCGCTCCATCTCCGCGCGATCGAGCGGGCCGACATTAGTATGCGGCAGCAACCCCAACTCCAGCGCCAGCTGACACAACGCCTCAATTCGCGCCAGCCATGCCGCTCTTTGTAGCGATCGTGGATGCACCTCGCCACTGAGTACAAGTACTTCGCAAACGCCGCTCGCGCGTGCGATCGACAGCTCTTGACGAGCCGCGTTGAGGTCGAGCCAGGTATCTTTTCCCGGCGCGGCGCGAAAGTTGCAGTAGCTGCAACGATTGAAACATTCGTAAGTTGGGACTACCGTGACTGCCGGGCTGTATGTGATGTGACGTGGGCGATCGGACATCGACAATACAAATGTCAACTTCTGTTAACTTAGCGCCAGAACCTCTCAGAGAAAACCCATAAAGTGTGAGGAATACGCCATTATTGTAAAGATTGTCAAAGACGCGCGGAACTAGCGCGGGACGAGTGCGGCACCGATGGAGGTCCCGCTTGCCGGGTTGACCTGACGCGATCGGGGCACGGCACAACGCAGTCAACGCACGATCGCTTTTCATCGTAATCGGTTAGGAGTAACGGCAATGGTCGGCTTGGTCAAGGGTTTGTTCGGCGGTCAGTCGGACGACGAGCAAGGACAAACGCAAGGCAAAAAGAAGAAAAAGAGCGGCTACTACCTCGAACTCGATCCCGAGCAAGGCGAGTCAGTGCCAACTCAAGAAGATTCAGCGGCGGTGCCGGCAGAACTCGAACAACCCCCGACAACTGCTGCCCCCGCGCCGGTAGAGGCCGCACAACCAGCAGCAACCACTCCGGTAGCTCCAGCAGCTCCCATGCCGACCCCACCTACTCCTGAGCCCGACCCCGACCGCACCTTCGCGCCAGATTATTTGGTTCCGAGCACGAAGTCGGCTCGCCGTCGTCCGGGTGCCAATATGGAGATGTTCCGCAGCCTAGCCCGCGACATGAATACACCGCGCTAAACGCAGCTGTTTAGCCAGCAAACACAATGCGGTGGAGCTAGCGATTTCGGGCGCGATGCGATCGCTAGCGCATTGTTCGCGTTTTGGCGCTTTTGCCCATCCCACTCGGGAGGTGTATTACGTGTTCCAGCAATCCAACCGCCCGCCCGCGTCCCAGCCCCCCCAGAAACTGTACGAAGGGAAAGCCAAGATTCTCTACACCACGGACGACCCATTGGTGCTGCTATCGCATTTTAAAGACGACGCGACGGCATTCAATGCTCAGAAACGCGGACGAATCGAGGGCAAAGGAACGATCAACTGCAGGATCTCGGCCGCGCTCTTCGAGTTGCTGGAAGCCAACGGCGTTCCCACGCATTTCATCGACTGTCCCGAGGCCGGACAGATGCGCGTGCGCGCCGTCGCGATCGTGCCGATCGAGGTTGTGGTTCGCAACATTGCCGCCGGCAGTCTCTGCCGCCAAACCGGAATCCCAGCGGGCACGGTGATACCCGACCCCTTGGTGGAGTACTACTACAAGAACGATGATTTAGGCGATCCATTACTAACGCGCGATCGCCTGTTCCTGATGAACTTGGCAACGCCGCAACAGCTCGATCGCATGCATTCCCTGGCACTCCAAATCAACCGCGTGCTGCAGGAGTTTTTCACCCGCTGCAACATTACTCTCGTCGACTTCAAGCTCGAATTCGGATGCGATCGCCGCGACGGCAGCCTGCTGCTAGCCGACGAGATCAGTCCTGACACCTGCCGCCTTTGGGATAGCGATCGGGCCGATCCGCAAGCACGCATCCTTGACAAAGACCGGTTCCGCCACGACCTCGGCAACATAGAAGCAGCCTACGAGCAAGTGCAAGCACGCGTACTGGCACAGTTTGCGGGACCGCCCTCGGACGGTAACGGTACAAATTAGTGCAGCGGTTTGGCGGTCGGCGAGCACTTGTAGTGCATTAACGGATGCCGGCCGCACTCGCGCGGTACAATCCCCGAGAGGTGTCAGGAGAGCAGCGGCAGCTACCGCGATCGGTCTTTCCGACATCTTGGGGAGAGTCGGCACGATTGACTGCAAGCCGCTCCGCCCGGTATAAAAATAGATTTGGCTGCGCTCGGCGGCGGCTTTGACGTGTGAGATGGTGTGAGAAGTGGTTAAGCAAATCAATTTGGCGCGAGTCGGACTGCTATGGGCGGCGATCGCCGCGATTCCGCTGAGTGCGGCTGCCCCTGCCTCAGCAAAAGAGTTTTACGAAAAGCTATCTCCTGAAGAGGACGCTCTCACCCGAGCCCTGATCACCGGTTCCGTGCTTGGCACGCCGCTGGTGGCTCGAGCTGAGGAGATCGCGCAAGGTACAGATACCGATCCCCCCGAATCGACTCCGCCCGATAACGTTCCGGACGCACCTGCGGAAGACCCAGCAGCAACCGAGTCAGAAGCGGATGTTGCTGATGATGAGGATGTTGACAACGAGGATGCCGACGAAGCACCGCCCGTCAGTCAACCCCAGCCGGTTGCCGAACCGCGCGTGCTCGTTGCTGAAGTGCTGGTGGAGGGTGTCGATGGCGAGCTGCAGGACTTAGTGTACGCCACCACTCGCGTTGCCCCCGGGCGCGTGACCACGCGCTCGCAACTCCAAGCCGACGTTAATGCTATTTTTGGGACCGGCGTTTTCTCTAACGTCCGCGTTCAGCCGGTGGATACACCGTTGGGCGTCCGGATTACCTTCATCGTCGAAGCCAACCCGGTGCTGCGCGAAGTGGTCGTCGAGACGCTGCCGCGATCGCAAGACGAGCGCGTATTGCCACAGGAAGTGGTGAACGAGATTTTTAGCGACGAATACGGCGAAACGCTCAACTTGCGCATCTTGCAAGACGATATCGACGATCTCAATGCTTGGTACCAAGAGAACGGCTACGACTTGGCTCAAGTGGTGGACGATCCGGAGGTGAGCGAGGACGGCATCGTCACGTTAACCGTTGCTGAGGGCGTTATTGCCGACATCCGCGTGCAATTCTTCGACGAGGACGGTGCCCCCGACGACGGACGGACACGCGACTTCATCGTCACGCGCGAGATCCAACTCCAACCCGGTGATGTCTACAACCGCGACACGGCCCAGGAAGACCTAGAACGCGTATTCGGGCTGGGTCTGTTCGACGACGCGCGTTTATCTTTCCAG
Coding sequences:
- the purC gene encoding phosphoribosylaminoimidazolesuccinocarboxamide synthase; amino-acid sequence: MELAISGAMRSLAHCSRFGAFAHPTREVYYVFQQSNRPPASQPPQKLYEGKAKILYTTDDPLVLLSHFKDDATAFNAQKRGRIEGKGTINCRISAALFELLEANGVPTHFIDCPEAGQMRVRAVAIVPIEVVVRNIAAGSLCRQTGIPAGTVIPDPLVEYYYKNDDLGDPLLTRDRLFLMNLATPQQLDRMHSLALQINRVLQEFFTRCNITLVDFKLEFGCDRRDGSLLLADEISPDTCRLWDSDRADPQARILDKDRFRHDLGNIEAAYEQVQARVLAQFAGPPSDGNGTN